The Cicer arietinum cultivar CDC Frontier isolate Library 1 unplaced genomic scaffold, Cicar.CDCFrontier_v2.0 Ca_scaffold_5987_v2.0, whole genome shotgun sequence genome has a window encoding:
- the LOC101491446 gene encoding putative zinc finger A20 and AN1 domain-containing stress-associated protein 8 codes for MVHLTRCRNGCGFYGSAENKNFCSKCYKDCIEENTNASEMEGPVLGSSSPSQKQSISESSVTDFCAAIDSITLTDTTTIKKKNRCNSCNKKVGILGFECRCGDLFCGRHRYPETHSCNVDWKNIGRQILAKQNPKCVGDKLDSRI; via the coding sequence ATGGTTCATCTAACGCGTTGTCGTAATGGTTGTGGTTTCTACGGTTCTGCTGAAAACAAAAACTTTTGTTCAAAGTGTTACAAAGATTGCATCGAAGAAAACACCAACGCATCAGAAATGGAAGGTCCTGTTCTTGGTTCATCATCTCCTTCTCAAAAACAGAGTATTTCAGAGAGCTCTGTAACTGATTTCTGTGCAGCTATTGATTCTATTACTCTCACAGACACTACAACCATCAAGAAGAAAAATAGGTGCAATAGTTGCAACAAAAAAGTTGGAATACTTGGATTCGAGTGTCGCTGTGGAGATTTATTTTGTGGAAGACATAGATACCCAGAAACACACTCATGTAATGTTGATTGGAAAAACATTGGTCGCCAAATTTTGGCCAAACAAAACCCAAAATGTGTTGGTGACAAATTAGATTCAAGGATATAA